DNA sequence from the Acidobacteriota bacterium genome:
TCCAAAGCCTTCACCTTGACGGGAGGAGGGGTCAGCTTGCGCCCCCGCCCCGCCGGACGGTCGGGCTGAGTCAGCACCCCCGACACTTCCACCTCCTTCAGGTTCAACAGCGTCCGCAGGGAAGGGACGGCGAAATCGGGCGTTCCCAAGAAAACCGTTCGAATGCTCAATCCATAGCCCCCAAGGTACCGTCCTGCAGCGCCCTGGATTCGACCTCGGCGGCCGAGTGACGGCGTCCCCGGTTCATGCCCGGGCACTTGCGCGCCGTCGCCTCCCAGTCACGCCGCGACTTCACGATCTTGCCCCAAAAGGGCCAAGTACGGCATTGACGGGGACGGTCTGAATAAACCGTGCAGCCGAGTCCCCGCCGGTAGAAGACGCAGTCGTAGTTTTCCTTTTCCTTCAAGCTGTAGGCGCCGTTGGGCAGGCGGCGGAGGTAGCGGCGGCGGAAGCCGGCTTCGTCCATCTCGAGCCGCCGGGCCAGAGCTGCAGCTTCCGGGTGGCTGACGATGACCACGCCCGGCTCGCCCCCGCAGCAGTGGCCGCAGCGCGTGCACTCGAAGCACAAGCCTTTCCGATACCAGGGTTCCTTCATGGGGATCCGATCCCGCTTCCGCCTTGAGGCAGGCCGCCTTACCACTCGCCGGCCTTCATCATCTTGCTGATCTTGCGCTTGATCATCTGGCGCTTGAGGGGCGAAATCCGGTCCAGGTAGAGGATTCCCTCCAGGTGGTCGATTTCGTGGCAGAGGGCGCGGGCCAGAAACTCCTCGGCTTCCATCTCCAGCGGCTCGCCCTGCAAATCGTGGCCCTGGATTGTGACGCGCATGGGACGTTCAACGTTGGCCGTAAACCCGGGAATGCTCAAACAGCCTTCTTCACCCACCTGAGAGCCTTCAGAAGAGGTGATCTCGGGATTGACCAGCACAACCTGGTTGCCCGCTTGCCGACCCGATGTCACGTCGACTACGATGAGCCGTTTGTTGATGCCCAACT
Encoded proteins:
- a CDS encoding YkgJ family cysteine cluster protein codes for the protein MKEPWYRKGLCFECTRCGHCCGGEPGVVIVSHPEAAALARRLEMDEAGFRRRYLRRLPNGAYSLKEKENYDCVFYRRGLGCTVYSDRPRQCRTWPFWGKIVKSRRDWEATARKCPGMNRGRRHSAAEVESRALQDGTLGAMD
- the def gene encoding peptide deformylase, giving the protein MIREIIKYGRPELVTRSERVEEFDDDLRKLASDMLETMYDAEGVGLAAPQLGINKRLIVVDVTSGRQAGNQVVLVNPEITSSEGSQVGEEGCLSIPGFTANVERPMRVTIQGHDLQGEPLEMEAEEFLARALCHEIDHLEGILYLDRISPLKRQMIKRKISKMMKAGEW